A genomic region of Tigriopus californicus strain San Diego chromosome 1, Tcal_SD_v2.1, whole genome shotgun sequence contains the following coding sequences:
- the LOC131882098 gene encoding PRKR-interacting protein 1 homolog: protein MSGDSRPSSATTAGPTAEPPARDESSGPRRGARTALDLQRAKLAKLMQDPAKPAFIPEVRKVKDPNKAAEFVYNVMGSSAGAGSGEFHVYRQIRRKESLRQAVIQGQKQSEDLNRAYHEQLRANELAAEARTAKKRQKRLKKKKNAKRGKPALPTPASDDSSSSQSESETHPDSPAQTPSPAKPAA from the coding sequence ATGAGTGGGGATTCACGGCCGTCCAGCGCCACAACGGCTGGCCCCACTGCGGAACCCCCAGCCCGTGATGAGTCCAGCGGACCACGGCGGGGCGCCCGCACGGCCCTGGATCTGCAACGGGCCAAGTTGGCCAAATTAATGCAAGATCCGGCCAAGCCGGCCTTTATCCCGGAAGTGCGCAAAGTCAAGGATCCGAATAAGGCCGCCGAATTTGTGTACAATGTCATGGGATCAAGTGCGGGCGCCGGATCCGGCGAGTTCCACGTGTATCGGCAGATCCGCCGCAAAGAGAGCTTGCGACAAGCTGTGATTCAAGGTCAAAAGCAAAGCGAGGACCTCAACCGGGCTTACCATGAGCAGCTCCGGGCCAATGAACTGGCCGCTGAAGCGCGAACGGCCAAAAAGCGGCAAAAacgtttgaaaaagaagaaaaacgccAAACGAGGCAAACCCGCCCTACCCACACCCGCCTCCGATGACTCGTCCTCGtctcaatccgaatccgaaacTCACCCTGACTCCCCAGCCCAGACCCCCAGCCCAGCCAAGCCGGCTGCCTAA